The following are from one region of the Accipiter gentilis unplaced genomic scaffold, bAccGen1.1, whole genome shotgun sequence genome:
- the LOC126036788 gene encoding electroneutral sodium bicarbonate exchanger 1-like gives MPLVRQSHRHHRRHSQKHREGEREKESAPTEQGYHCSPSQRVQFILRTKEDEQHIPHHLFSELDEICVKEGRDAEWKETARWLKFEEDVEDGGERWSKPYVGTLSLHSLSELRSCISNGSVLLDVRANSIEEIADLILAQQEQSTEFDEHVRAQVREVLLRKHHHQNEKTTNLLPAVCSFADVSKRQSDLHLLYKPGEGFCRAVAPLDLPRQRRSVPVAPSKDGVTRESRAMDLSKAELHLMKKIPTGAEASNVLVGELDFLHQPIVAFVRLSPAVLLSGMTEVPIPTRFLFVLLGPEGKAHQYHEIGRSMATIMTDEVFRDVAYKAKNGADLVAGIDEFLDQVTVLPPGEWDPSIRIEPPKNVPSQEKRKMPGALDDSASHSTLEKHSGPELQRTGRLFGGLTLDVKRKAPWFWSDFRDGLSLQCLASFLFLYCACMSPVITFGGLLGEATNGHISAMESLLGASMAGVVYCLFAGQPLTILGSTGPVLVFEKILYKFCKEYTLSYLSLRACIGLWTAFLCIVLVATDASCLVCYVTRFTEEAFASLICIIFIYEALEKLSHLRDTYPVHMHSKLDFLTSYYCKCEAPTHPSNETLRFWASNKINVSGIAWENLTVTECRYLRGEFQGPACGRDGPYTPDVFFWCCILFFATFALSSFLKKFKTSRYFPTRVRSTVSDFAVFLTIVIMVLLDFVVGIPSPKLQVPHAFKPTRDDRGWFINPIGPNPWWTVLAALIPALLCTILIFMDQQISAVIVNRKEHKLKKGCGYHLDLFVVAVMLGVCSVMGLPWFVAATVLSITHVNSLKVESDCSAPGEQPKFLGIREQRVTGLLIFVLMGCSVFFTSVLKFIPMPVLYGVFLYMGVSSLRGIQFFDRLKLFWMPAKHQPDFIYLRHVPLRKVHFFTAIQLTCLVLLWTIKVSRAAIIFPMMVLALVFVRKAMDFCFSKRELSFLDDLMPERKKKLDDARNEAGEEEEESRRVMEAAAAASSVQLNVGKTSDVDIPKQSSDRTDPSEIVILDEMSQMTVWKALTLKTETL, from the exons atgccactggttaggcagagccaccggcatcaccgacgccacagccagaagcatcgggaaggggaacgggagaaggagtctgccccgacagagcagggctaccact gctccccgtcccagcgggtgcagttcattctcaggaccaaggaggacgagcagcacatccctcaccacttgttctccgagctggatgagatctgtgtaaaagagggccgagatgccgagtggaaggaaacggcaag gtggctgaagtttgaggaggacgtggaagatggcggcgagcgctggagcaagccctacgttggcacgctgtccttgcacagcctctccgagctgaggagctgcatcagcaatgggtcggtgctgctggacgttcgtgccaacagcatcgaagagattgcag atctgatcctggcccagcaagaacagtccacggagtttgacgagcacgtgcgggcgcaagttcgagaagtccttctgaggaagcaccaccatcagaacgagaagacaaccaaccttctccccgctgtctgctcgtttgctgatgtgagcaagaggcagtcggacctgcacctcctctacaagccaggtgagggtttctgcagggctgtggccccattagacttgcccaggcaaaggagaagcgtcccagttgctcctt ctaaagatggggtgacccgtgagagcagagctatggatttaagcaag gcggagctgcacttgatgaagaaaattcccaccggggctgaagcatccaacgtgctcgtaggagagctggatttccttcaccagcccatcgtggcatttgtccgcctgagcccggctgtcctcctctcaggcatgacggaagttcccatcccaacaag gttcctgtttgttttgcttggaccagaaggaaaagcccatcagtaccatgagatcggcaggtccatggccactatcatgacggatgag gttttccgtgacgttgcctataaagccaagaacggggctgacctcgtggctggcatcgacgagtttctggatcaggtcacggtcttgccgccaggagagtgggatccatcaatccgaatcgagcccccgaaaaacgtcccttcgcag gaaaaaaggaagatgccaggagctcttgatgacagtgcttctcacagcacgctggagaaacacagtggccctgaactgcagcggacgggaag gctctttggaggtttgaccctggacgtgaagcggaaagccccgtggttctggagcgacttccgggatggtctgagcctgcagtgcctggcgtccttcctcttcctctactgtgcctgcatgtcccctgtcatcacctttgggggactgctgggggaggcgaccaatggccacata agtgccatggagtcgctgctgggcgcgtccatggccggcgtggtgtattgcctctttgccggccaacctctcaccatcctcggcagcaccggacccgtcctggtgtttgagaagatcctctacaaattctgcaa ggaatacacgctctcctatctgtctctgcgggcgtgcattgggctgtggaccgccttcttgtgcatagtgctggtggccaccgacgccagctgtttggtgtgctacgtcacccgcttcacggaagaagcctttgcctccctcatctgcatcatcttcatctacgaggctctggagaagctgagtcacctgcgagacacctaccctgtgcacatgcacagcaagctggacttcctcaccagctacta ctgtaagtgtgaggcaccgacccatcccagcaacgaaacgctgcgtttctgggcgagcaacaagatcaacgtgtctggcatcgcctgggaaaacctcacggtgacc gaatgtcggtatttgcgtggggagtttcaaggacctgcctgtggacgcgacggcccctacacccctgacgtgttcttctggtgctgcatcctcttcttcgccacctttgccctgtcaagcttcttgaagaagtttaaaaccagccgctactttccaaccaga gtacggtccacagtgagcgactttgctgttttcctcaccatcgtcatcatggtgctccttgactttgtggttgggatcccatcgccgaagctccaggtcccccatgcgttcaag cctaccagagacgaccgtgggtggttcatcaaccccataggacccaacccttggtggacggtgttggctgcgctcatcccagctctgctctgcaccatcttgatatttatggaccagcagatcagtgccgttattgtgaacaggaaggagcacaagctgaag aaaggatgcgggtaccacctggacctttttgtggtggccgtgatgctcggggtgtgctctgtgatggggctgccctggtttgtggctgcgaccgtcctgtccatcacccacgtgaatagcctcaaagtagagtctgactgctcagctccaggagaacaacccaagtttctggggatacgagagcagagagtcactggcttgctgatctttgtgctcatgggctgctccgtcttcttcacttctgtgttaaag tttataccaatgcctgtgctttatggcgtctttctctacatgggtgtgtcgtcactcagaggaattcag ttctttgatcgcttgaagctgttttggatgccggcgaaacaccagccggatttcatctacctgcggcacgtgcccttgcgaaaggtgcatttcttcacggcgatccagctgacctgcctcgtcctgctctggaccatcaaggtgtcccgtgccgccatcatctttcccatgatg gttttggctctcgtctttgtccggaaagcgatggatttctgcttctcaaagcgagagctcagctttctggatgaccttatgccagaaaggaagaagaagttggacgatgccagaaatgaagccggagaagaagaagag gagtccaggagggtgatggaagctgctgctgctgcaagttcagttcagctgaacgtggggaagaccagtgatgtggatatcccaaagcaaagcagtgacag gactgatccttctgagattgttatcctggatgaaatgtcacaaatgaccgtatggaaggctctcactttgaagacagaaaccctttga